The following proteins come from a genomic window of Streptomyces sp. NBC_01716:
- a CDS encoding PrsW family intramembrane metalloprotease produces MWAAVPERSRWRYRPYRAFWRHPAVRAGAVIILLALCGLLLMSLVREQTGTQGFLVGLGLAVLPVPLLMAAFRWLDRVEPGPWRNLLFSFAWGACAAALVAITANSFATQWIATATADPAGAESLGATVIAPIVEESAKAAAILLIFLFQRQSFTGLVDGVVVAGFTATGFAFTENILYLGSAYGEDQQIGNSGLPAMTAATFFVRVVMSPFAHPLFTVLTGIGFGIAALATSRRRVRRWLMPIVGLVLAMGTHALWNGSSSLFGPYGFYAVYAAFMVPAFALLTWLAIWTRQRELRMVSAELPAYAAAGWLAETEPLALSSMRARSMARDVAGRAYGPKAARTVGEYQAFATALAFLRHRAGRGTAGPDFVEREQELLHHMWQRRETASPALTYAARATGRVWSPPPYIDYGGYNPYRN; encoded by the coding sequence ATGTGGGCCGCCGTTCCTGAGCGCTCCCGCTGGCGCTACCGGCCGTACCGCGCGTTCTGGCGGCACCCGGCCGTGCGCGCGGGCGCCGTGATCATCCTGCTCGCGCTCTGCGGCCTGCTGCTCATGTCGCTCGTCCGGGAACAGACCGGCACCCAGGGCTTCCTGGTCGGCCTCGGGCTGGCGGTCCTGCCCGTGCCGCTGCTGATGGCGGCCTTCCGCTGGCTGGACCGCGTGGAGCCGGGCCCATGGCGGAATCTGCTGTTCTCCTTCGCCTGGGGCGCCTGCGCCGCCGCCCTCGTGGCGATCACGGCCAACTCCTTCGCGACCCAGTGGATAGCCACCGCCACCGCCGACCCCGCCGGCGCGGAGTCCCTGGGGGCCACGGTGATCGCGCCGATCGTCGAGGAGAGCGCGAAAGCCGCCGCGATCCTGCTGATCTTCCTCTTCCAGCGGCAGTCATTCACCGGACTGGTCGACGGAGTCGTCGTCGCGGGCTTCACCGCGACCGGCTTCGCCTTCACCGAGAACATCCTGTATCTCGGCAGCGCGTACGGCGAGGACCAGCAGATCGGCAACTCGGGGCTGCCCGCCATGACCGCGGCGACCTTCTTCGTACGCGTGGTGATGTCGCCGTTCGCGCACCCGCTCTTCACGGTCCTGACGGGCATCGGCTTCGGCATCGCCGCCCTCGCCACCAGCCGCCGGCGCGTCCGCCGCTGGCTGATGCCGATCGTCGGCCTCGTGCTCGCCATGGGCACGCACGCGCTGTGGAACGGCTCGTCGTCGCTGTTCGGCCCGTACGGCTTCTACGCGGTGTACGCGGCCTTCATGGTCCCCGCCTTCGCCCTGCTCACCTGGCTGGCGATCTGGACGCGGCAGCGCGAACTGCGCATGGTTTCGGCCGAGTTGCCCGCCTACGCGGCGGCGGGCTGGCTCGCCGAGACCGAGCCGCTCGCCCTGTCCTCGATGCGGGCGCGCTCGATGGCGCGCGATGTGGCGGGGCGCGCGTACGGGCCGAAGGCGGCCCGTACGGTCGGCGAGTACCAGGCGTTCGCGACCGCTCTGGCGTTCCTGCGCCACCGGGCCGGGCGCGGCACGGCTGGGCCCGACTTCGTCGAGCGCGAGCAGGAGTTGCTGCACCACATGTGGCAGCGCCGGGAAACGGCGTCGCCCGCGCTGACGTACGCGGCGCGGGCGACGGGGCGGGTGTGGTCTCCGCCGCCGTACATCGACTACGGCGGCTACAACCCGTACAGGAACTAG
- the lhgO gene encoding L-2-hydroxyglutarate oxidase encodes MKNDGSGRVGGHGYGHSHGYDCDVLVIGGGIVGLSTAYALTRAAPGTRVTVLEKEPGPARHQTGHNSGVIHSGVYYRPGSLKARYAIRGAAEMVKFCAEYGIAHEVTGKLIVATGRDELPRLHALVQRGRENGIPVRELGPVQIMEYEPEVRGLAAIHVGTTGVCDFVAVAARLADSAEASGASVRYGTEVTVVDRRAWGVAVRTSSGEVVRARALVNCAGLQCDRVARLTGDDPGMRIVPFRGEYYELARPGLVRGLVYPVPDPAFPFLGVHLTRGIDGGVHVGPNAVPALAREGYSWSAVRPRELAGTLGWPGSWRMARRHWRYGAGELRRSLSKRAFATAVRRLLPEVTDADLRPAAAGVRAQAVLRDGTLADDFLIQEAPRAVHVLNAPSPAATAALPIGREVARRTLTMLKDAGP; translated from the coding sequence GTGAAGAACGACGGCTCGGGCCGCGTCGGCGGCCACGGTTACGGCCACAGCCACGGTTACGACTGCGACGTGCTGGTGATCGGTGGCGGCATCGTCGGTCTGTCGACGGCCTACGCCCTCACCCGGGCGGCGCCCGGCACCCGAGTGACGGTCCTGGAGAAGGAGCCCGGTCCCGCGCGGCACCAGACGGGGCACAACAGCGGAGTCATCCACAGCGGCGTGTACTACCGCCCCGGCTCCCTCAAGGCGCGGTACGCGATCAGGGGCGCCGCCGAGATGGTCAAGTTCTGCGCGGAGTACGGCATCGCGCACGAGGTCACCGGCAAGCTCATCGTCGCCACCGGCCGCGACGAGCTGCCCCGGCTGCACGCCCTGGTCCAGCGCGGCCGGGAGAACGGCATTCCGGTGCGGGAGCTGGGCCCGGTGCAGATCATGGAGTACGAGCCGGAGGTGCGCGGCCTGGCCGCGATCCACGTCGGTACGACGGGGGTGTGCGACTTCGTCGCCGTCGCGGCGCGGCTCGCCGACTCGGCGGAGGCGTCCGGCGCGTCCGTGCGGTACGGCACGGAGGTCACCGTCGTCGACCGGCGGGCGTGGGGTGTCGCCGTCCGTACGTCCTCCGGAGAGGTGGTCAGGGCCCGCGCCCTCGTCAACTGCGCGGGGCTCCAGTGCGACCGGGTGGCGCGGCTGACGGGTGACGACCCGGGCATGCGGATCGTCCCGTTCCGCGGCGAGTACTACGAACTGGCCCGGCCCGGTCTTGTCCGGGGCCTGGTCTATCCGGTGCCGGATCCGGCCTTTCCGTTCCTGGGGGTGCATCTGACGCGCGGCATCGACGGCGGTGTCCATGTGGGCCCGAACGCGGTGCCCGCGCTGGCCAGGGAGGGCTACTCCTGGTCGGCCGTGCGCCCCCGTGAGCTGGCGGGCACGCTCGGCTGGCCCGGCTCCTGGCGGATGGCGCGCAGACACTGGCGTTACGGCGCGGGCGAGCTGCGCCGCTCGCTCTCCAAGCGCGCCTTCGCCACCGCCGTACGGAGGCTGCTGCCCGAGGTGACGGACGCGGATCTGCGCCCGGCGGCGGCCGGGGTGCGCGCCCAGGCGGTGCTGCGGGACGGCACGCTGGCCGACGACTTCCTGATCCAGGAGGCACCGCGCGCGGTGCACGTGCTCAACGCCCCGTCACCGGCGGCGACGGCCGCGCTCCCGATCGGCCGTGAGGTGGCGAGGCGGACGCTGACGATGCTGAAGGACGCGGGTCCGTAG
- the trmB gene encoding tRNA (guanosine(46)-N7)-methyltransferase TrmB gives MFPGGSGPAADPAGSHFERRIRSFQPRRSRVTTGQAEVLRRLWPSWGLDIDGQRVLDLDALFGGLPVVLEIGFGMGEATARMAADDPGTGILAADVHTPGQGNLLRLAERSGLSNIRVANGDAIILLREMLAPRSLDGIRVYFPDPWPKTRHHKRRLIQPEFLSLAAPVLKPGAVLHCATDWEPYAEQMLDVLSAHPAFENTAPDGGYAPRPDSRPLTRFEGQGLEKGHAVRDLVFRRVAGDGAAGDAAADEERAGGALAG, from the coding sequence ATGTTCCCCGGGGGCTCGGGACCGGCCGCCGACCCCGCAGGATCGCACTTCGAGCGCCGTATCCGCAGCTTCCAGCCGCGCCGCAGCCGGGTCACCACCGGCCAGGCGGAGGTCCTGCGGCGGCTGTGGCCGTCCTGGGGCCTGGACATCGACGGACAGCGGGTCCTCGACCTCGACGCCCTGTTCGGCGGACTCCCGGTCGTCCTGGAGATCGGCTTCGGCATGGGCGAGGCGACCGCGCGGATGGCGGCCGACGATCCCGGCACCGGAATCCTCGCCGCCGACGTCCACACCCCTGGGCAGGGCAACCTGCTGCGGCTGGCCGAGCGCAGCGGGCTGTCCAACATCCGGGTGGCCAACGGCGACGCGATCATCCTGCTGCGGGAGATGCTGGCGCCCAGGTCGCTGGACGGGATACGCGTCTACTTCCCCGATCCGTGGCCCAAGACGCGCCACCACAAACGGCGGCTGATCCAGCCCGAGTTCCTCTCGCTGGCGGCGCCCGTGCTGAAGCCCGGTGCCGTACTGCACTGCGCGACGGACTGGGAGCCGTACGCCGAGCAGATGCTCGACGTGCTGAGCGCGCACCCGGCGTTCGAGAACACCGCCCCGGACGGCGGATACGCGCCACGGCCCGACTCTCGGCCGCTCACGCGGTTCGAGGGCCAGGGACTCGAAAAGGGCCATGCCGTACGGGACCTGGTCTTCCGCAGGGTCGCGGGCGACGGGGCTGCGGGCGACGCGGCGGCGGACGAAGAGAGGGCGGGCGGCGCGCTCGCCGGCTGA
- a CDS encoding asparagine synthase-related protein → MRWLVGWSSIAASFGTAGTAGSVGDRSDGRTVHPVGSQLLWGDPDPLWAVGDWRDDEVRVVSVDPFTRLAVFGCCGATDEQLKIGLFAARGGALRHLTAWPGSYTAVAQIGRRITVAGDLAGARPVFHTPWASGTAYATAALPLADLIEAQLDIGHLAALLACPETPEALRDSTPYAGVKRVPPGHALVLREGSREITGYEQVASLAVAAPQTDPERAVEGVRDALVEAVRARLLAPRHAPETVPPDPGPVPGMGPADRRAARGGPVPGIGADLSGGSASGTLALLAAGLPGAPGTVLGHGTGAGERLLAVTFNDLVTGGREAELERARAMASNPRLHHVVVAAGEEALPYADLEGPLTDEPGPSLVTAERHRRRLAAGSADHFTGAGAREVLDAHPARLADLLIDRRRRDLLRPTTALAKAQGSAAGSLFVPLTVYRAARRLARTPYRTGLEEAAAQLPGVHRDRNAPAAQGPLGASLAALTWSRPGPAARWLTGEALAEVSVRLTGAAIRPTSVQRPGEARARAALARQAADHRIFEQAAEIRSQRLHAPFFDNQVVRACRELPESLRVQPGARSDVLRAVLAGAGIHDLPPGWGATTHATSVAATRTGLRAAVNDLMALFDAPLLADAGLIEARVVRKALRKAAEGEPIPLDGIADLVSTELWLRRLLSRRGTCWTGEAAPRQRAVAGGVMPRRPTLHP, encoded by the coding sequence ATGCGCTGGTTGGTGGGGTGGAGCAGTATCGCCGCGAGCTTCGGCACGGCCGGCACCGCGGGCTCCGTCGGTGACCGGTCCGACGGCCGTACGGTTCATCCCGTCGGCTCCCAACTCCTGTGGGGCGACCCGGATCCGCTGTGGGCCGTCGGCGACTGGCGCGACGACGAGGTCCGCGTCGTCAGCGTCGACCCCTTCACCCGGCTCGCCGTCTTCGGCTGCTGCGGAGCCACCGACGAACAGCTGAAGATCGGTCTGTTCGCGGCCCGCGGCGGCGCCCTGCGCCATCTCACCGCCTGGCCCGGGAGTTACACGGCCGTCGCCCAGATCGGCCGCCGGATCACCGTCGCGGGCGACCTGGCGGGCGCGAGACCCGTCTTCCACACGCCGTGGGCGAGCGGCACCGCGTACGCCACCGCCGCCCTGCCGCTCGCCGACCTCATCGAGGCGCAGCTGGACATCGGGCATCTGGCCGCGCTGCTCGCCTGCCCCGAGACCCCCGAGGCGCTGCGCGACTCCACGCCGTACGCGGGCGTCAAACGCGTCCCGCCCGGCCACGCCCTCGTCCTGCGCGAGGGATCCCGCGAGATCACCGGGTACGAACAGGTCGCCTCCCTCGCCGTCGCCGCGCCCCAGACCGACCCCGAACGGGCCGTCGAGGGAGTCAGGGACGCCCTCGTCGAAGCGGTACGCGCCAGACTCCTGGCGCCGCGCCACGCCCCCGAGACGGTGCCGCCGGACCCCGGGCCCGTGCCGGGCATGGGCCCCGCCGACCGGCGCGCCGCCCGTGGCGGGCCCGTCCCCGGCATCGGCGCCGACCTGTCGGGCGGCAGCGCGTCCGGCACGCTCGCCCTGCTCGCCGCCGGGCTGCCGGGCGCACCCGGCACCGTCCTCGGCCATGGCACCGGCGCCGGCGAACGGCTCCTCGCCGTCACCTTCAACGACCTGGTCACCGGCGGACGCGAGGCCGAGCTGGAACGGGCCCGCGCCATGGCCTCCAACCCCCGGCTGCACCACGTGGTTGTCGCGGCGGGCGAAGAGGCCCTGCCGTACGCGGACTTGGAAGGCCCGCTGACCGACGAGCCCGGCCCGTCCCTCGTCACCGCCGAACGCCACCGCCGCCGGCTCGCCGCGGGCAGCGCCGACCACTTCACCGGGGCCGGGGCCCGCGAGGTGCTGGACGCCCACCCCGCGCGCCTGGCCGACCTGCTCATCGACCGGCGCCGCCGCGATCTGCTGCGGCCGACCACCGCGCTCGCCAAGGCCCAAGGGTCCGCGGCGGGCTCGCTGTTCGTGCCGCTGACCGTCTACCGCGCGGCCCGCCGCCTCGCCCGTACGCCGTACCGCACCGGCCTCGAAGAGGCCGCCGCCCAGCTCCCCGGCGTGCACCGCGACCGCAACGCCCCTGCCGCGCAAGGGCCGTTGGGCGCCTCCCTCGCCGCGCTCACCTGGTCGCGGCCCGGCCCGGCGGCGCGCTGGCTGACGGGCGAGGCTCTGGCTGAAGTATCGGTTCGTCTGACGGGGGCGGCGATCCGCCCGACCTCCGTCCAGCGGCCCGGGGAGGCCCGCGCACGGGCCGCGCTGGCCCGGCAGGCCGCCGATCACCGGATCTTCGAGCAGGCCGCCGAGATCCGCAGCCAGCGGCTGCACGCGCCGTTCTTCGACAACCAGGTCGTACGGGCCTGCCGGGAGCTCCCCGAATCGCTGCGGGTCCAGCCCGGCGCCCGCTCCGACGTGCTGCGCGCCGTCCTCGCGGGGGCGGGCATCCACGACCTGCCGCCGGGGTGGGGCGCCACGACGCACGCGACGTCGGTGGCCGCGACCCGCACCGGGCTGCGGGCGGCCGTCAACGACCTGATGGCGCTGTTCGACGCGCCGCTGCTGGCCGACGCGGGCCTGATCGAGGCGCGCGTGGTGCGCAAGGCGCTGCGGAAGGCGGCCGAGGGCGAGCCGATCCCGCTGGACGGCATCGCGGACCTGGTCTCCACGGAACTGTGGCTCAGGCGGCTGCTCTCGCGCCGCGGCACCTGCTGGACGGGCGAGGCGGCGCCGCGCCAACGCGCCGTGGCGGGCGGCGTGATGCCCCGCCGTCCGACGCTGCATCCGTAG
- a CDS encoding sporulation protein, which produces MSRELRGPNEKLGTVLALAGISNAGLARRVNDLGSQRGLTLRYDKTSVARWVSKGMVPQGAAPHLIAAAIGAKLGRPVPLHEIGLADADPAPEVGLAFPRDVGEAVRSATDLYRLDLAGRRAGSGGIWQSLAGSFAVSAYATPASRWLISPADSSVARDAAMAEAARRAHAAHTGPGLTGPAHASTGPAGASGPPGAPGTSGADAGGEVSPLRVGHSDVAKLREAAADARRWDSKYGGGDWRSSMVPECLRVDAAPLLLAAYSDEVGRGLFGATAELTRLAGWMAFDTGQQEAAQRYYIQALRLARAAADVPLGGYVLASMSLQATYRGFADEGVDLAQAALERNRGLATARTMSFFRLVEARAHAKASDAAAAGAALKAAEGWLERSRPGDADPSWLGFYSYDRFAADAAECYRDLKAPRQMRRFTEQALSRPTEEFARSHGLRLVVSAVAELESGNLDAACAAGTRAVEVAGRISSARTTEYVRDLLHRLEPYGDEPRVAELRERARPLLVAPA; this is translated from the coding sequence ATGTCCAGGGAGCTACGCGGGCCGAACGAGAAGCTCGGCACGGTTCTCGCCCTCGCGGGAATCAGCAACGCCGGTCTCGCCCGGCGGGTGAACGACCTCGGGTCGCAGCGCGGTCTGACACTTCGATACGACAAAACCTCAGTGGCGCGATGGGTGTCGAAGGGGATGGTTCCGCAGGGTGCGGCGCCCCATCTGATCGCCGCGGCCATCGGCGCCAAGCTGGGCCGTCCCGTACCGCTGCACGAAATCGGCCTGGCCGACGCCGATCCGGCGCCAGAGGTGGGTCTCGCCTTCCCGCGCGACGTGGGTGAGGCGGTGCGGTCGGCGACGGATCTGTACCGGCTGGACCTGGCGGGCCGGCGGGCCGGCAGCGGGGGCATCTGGCAGTCGCTGGCCGGTTCCTTCGCGGTCAGCGCGTACGCCACGCCCGCTTCACGGTGGCTGATATCGCCCGCAGACTCCTCGGTCGCGCGGGACGCGGCGATGGCCGAGGCGGCACGGAGAGCGCACGCGGCGCACACCGGCCCGGGGTTGACCGGACCGGCGCACGCTTCAACCGGCCCTGCGGGAGCGTCGGGCCCGCCGGGCGCCCCCGGGACCTCAGGAGCCGACGCGGGTGGCGAGGTCTCGCCACTGCGCGTGGGGCACAGCGATGTCGCCAAACTCCGTGAGGCGGCGGCCGACGCGCGGCGCTGGGACTCCAAGTACGGCGGCGGGGACTGGCGTTCGTCGATGGTGCCCGAGTGCCTGCGGGTCGACGCGGCGCCGCTGCTGCTCGCCGCGTACAGCGACGAGGTCGGCCGCGGCCTCTTCGGCGCGACCGCCGAACTGACCCGCCTGGCCGGGTGGATGGCCTTCGACACCGGACAGCAGGAGGCCGCGCAGCGCTACTACATCCAGGCGCTGCGGCTCGCCCGCGCGGCGGCCGACGTGCCGCTCGGGGGCTATGTCCTGGCCTCCATGTCCCTCCAGGCGACCTACCGCGGCTTCGCCGACGAGGGCGTCGACCTCGCCCAGGCGGCGCTGGAGCGCAACAGGGGCCTCGCGACAGCCCGCACGATGAGTTTCTTCCGGCTGGTGGAGGCACGCGCGCACGCGAAGGCGAGCGACGCCGCGGCGGCCGGGGCCGCGCTGAAGGCTGCGGAGGGCTGGCTGGAGCGCTCGCGGCCGGGCGACGCGGATCCCAGCTGGCTGGGCTTCTACTCGTACGACCGCTTCGCCGCCGACGCCGCCGAGTGCTATCGCGATCTGAAGGCGCCGCGGCAGATGCGGCGCTTCACGGAGCAGGCGCTGTCCCGGCCGACGGAGGAGTTCGCGCGGTCGCACGGGCTGCGTCTGGTGGTGAGCGCGGTCGCGGAGCTGGAGTCGGGCAATCTGGACGCGGCGTGCGCGGCGGGGACCCGGGCCGTGGAGGTGGCGGGGCGGATCTCCTCGGCGCGCACCACGGAGTACGTACGGGACCTGCTGCACCGCCTTGAGCCGTACGGCGACGAGCCGAGGGTCGCGGAGCTGCGGGAGCGGGCGCGCCCGCTGCTGGTGGCGCCGGCGTAG
- a CDS encoding M23 family metallopeptidase: MASNRPAPEASVPAHFGPGSRLAGTDLADGEANRDWEEWNPTAESVRPVRGKHRVAKQRNALARSSTVLGVGVIAAVGAGGIASAQDKPPVSISLPDALSDNLPDAKSLPGVGSFMSDGDKKTDETPSPLTTAGLTVADAQQGTTDSGEALRARILQQAEQQQAEADAAQKASAEKAAAEKAAAEAEKQQTDAEKKAAEAKRKAKEEAERKAEQERLEKLAASFSLPTSSYTLTSTFGQAGSMWSSGQHTGLDFAAPTGTPTKAVHGGTVKSAGWSGSYGYRVVLELEDGTEIWYAHLSSMTVGAGQKVTTGETIGRVGATGNVTGPHLHLEVHTPGGSGIDPMSWLRGKGLTP; this comes from the coding sequence GTGGCGTCCAACAGGCCTGCTCCCGAAGCCTCCGTCCCGGCCCATTTCGGCCCCGGGAGCCGGCTCGCCGGCACCGATCTCGCCGACGGCGAGGCCAACAGGGACTGGGAGGAATGGAATCCCACCGCGGAGTCCGTCCGTCCCGTACGCGGCAAGCACCGTGTCGCCAAGCAGCGCAACGCGCTGGCCCGCAGCTCCACGGTCCTCGGAGTGGGTGTCATCGCCGCTGTCGGCGCCGGAGGCATCGCCTCCGCGCAGGACAAGCCGCCGGTTTCGATATCACTTCCCGACGCGCTCTCGGACAATCTCCCCGACGCCAAGTCCCTTCCCGGTGTCGGGTCTTTCATGTCCGACGGCGACAAGAAGACCGACGAGACGCCCTCCCCGCTGACCACGGCGGGCCTCACCGTCGCGGACGCCCAGCAGGGCACCACCGACTCCGGCGAGGCACTGCGCGCCCGCATCCTCCAGCAGGCGGAGCAGCAGCAGGCCGAGGCCGACGCCGCCCAGAAGGCGAGCGCCGAGAAGGCCGCCGCGGAGAAGGCGGCGGCAGAGGCCGAGAAGCAGCAGACCGACGCGGAGAAGAAGGCCGCCGAGGCGAAGCGCAAGGCGAAGGAAGAGGCCGAACGCAAGGCCGAGCAGGAGCGCCTGGAGAAGCTGGCCGCCAGCTTCTCGCTCCCCACCTCCTCCTACACGCTCACCTCCACCTTCGGCCAGGCCGGCTCCATGTGGTCCTCCGGCCAGCACACCGGCCTGGACTTCGCAGCCCCCACGGGCACGCCCACCAAGGCCGTCCACGGCGGGACCGTCAAGTCGGCCGGCTGGTCCGGCTCGTACGGCTACCGCGTGGTGCTGGAGCTCGAAGACGGTACGGAGATCTGGTACGCCCACCTGTCCTCGATGACCGTCGGCGCGGGCCAGAAGGTCACCACCGGCGAGACCATCGGACGCGTGGGAGCCACCGGCAACGTCACCGGCCCCCACCTGCACCTGGAGGTGCACACCCCGGGCGGCAGCGGCATCGACCCGATGAGCTGGCTGCGCGGCAAGGGACTCACGCCCTGA
- a CDS encoding PP2C family protein-serine/threonine phosphatase gives MELLPGLIIVAGIILDQATPTAFTASPFFSAAPLVAAPFFSFMRTLLIGLLSVGAVVGLRYFGSSSSGADTITESLTVFTVSVLALAINGVVRRSGERLASARVIAEAAQRAVLPTPEARIGGLHVAARYEAAEEGAYIGGDLFAVQDTEYGVRVVVGDVRGKGMGAVETVAVIIGAFREAAEQETTLEGVARRLERALAREGTRRSGIDLFEGFTTAVLAEVPHSEGIVRVLNRGHPEPLLLGPDGALTVLAPTDPALPLGMGELGTWPDRAEEVPYRPGATLLLYTDGLSEARNAEGVFYDPGGQLAGRIFPGPDDLLEAIVGDVWLHTGGGSTDDMALLAISRPTPRQPERRRTMPVVP, from the coding sequence CTGGAGTTGCTGCCCGGTCTGATCATCGTGGCGGGGATCATCCTGGACCAGGCGACCCCGACCGCCTTCACCGCCTCTCCGTTCTTCTCGGCGGCGCCGTTGGTCGCCGCCCCCTTCTTCTCGTTCATGCGCACTCTCTTGATCGGCCTTCTGTCCGTCGGCGCCGTCGTCGGACTGCGTTACTTCGGCAGCTCCTCAAGCGGGGCCGACACGATCACCGAATCGCTGACCGTCTTCACCGTCTCCGTCCTCGCGCTGGCCATCAACGGTGTCGTACGCCGCAGCGGTGAACGCCTGGCCTCGGCGCGGGTGATCGCCGAGGCCGCCCAGCGCGCCGTCCTGCCGACACCCGAGGCCCGGATCGGCGGGCTGCACGTCGCCGCGCGCTACGAGGCCGCCGAGGAGGGCGCGTACATCGGCGGCGACCTGTTCGCCGTCCAGGACACGGAGTACGGGGTACGGGTGGTGGTCGGCGACGTACGCGGCAAGGGCATGGGCGCGGTCGAGACCGTGGCCGTCATCATCGGCGCCTTCCGGGAGGCCGCCGAGCAGGAGACGACGCTCGAAGGGGTCGCGCGGCGGCTGGAGCGTGCGCTGGCGCGCGAAGGCACGCGGCGCAGCGGGATCGATCTGTTCGAGGGCTTCACCACCGCCGTACTGGCGGAGGTCCCGCATTCCGAGGGCATAGTGCGCGTACTGAACCGCGGGCACCCTGAGCCGCTGCTGCTCGGCCCCGACGGCGCGCTGACCGTGCTGGCCCCCACCGATCCGGCGCTGCCGCTCGGGATGGGCGAGCTGGGGACGTGGCCGGACCGCGCGGAGGAGGTCCCGTACCGGCCAGGGGCGACGCTGCTCCTCTACACGGACGGGCTCTCCGAGGCGCGCAACGCTGAGGGCGTCTTCTACGACCCGGGCGGACAGCTCGCGGGGCGGATCTTTCCCGGTCCCGACGATCTGCTGGAGGCGATCGTCGGGGACGTATGGCTGCACACCGGCGGCGGCAGTACGGACGACATGGCGCTGCTGGCCATCAGCCGGCCCACCCCGCGGCAGCCGGAGCGGCGCCGGACGATGCCGGTCGTGCCGTGA